The Rhodoferax sediminis genome has a segment encoding these proteins:
- the trpA gene encoding tryptophan synthase subunit alpha produces MSRIAATFAALRKDGRRALIPYVTAGFPYADITPELMHGMVAAGADVIELGVPFSDPMADGPVIQKAGEAALASGVGMKQVLAMVGAFREKDTTTPVVLMGYANPVEHYGLVHGPDAFIRDAAAAGVDGLLIVDYPPEECEDFAARLRSAGIDLIFLLAPTSTSERMAQVARIASGYVYYVSLKGVTGAGHLDTEAVGRMIPRIREHVGIPVGVGFGIRDARTAQAIGSAADAVVIGTKIIQLIDGQPREQVVPVVRAFLAGIREALDALPAATAKNAAGR; encoded by the coding sequence ATGAGCCGCATTGCCGCCACCTTCGCGGCCCTCAGGAAGGATGGGCGCCGCGCGCTCATCCCCTACGTCACGGCCGGTTTCCCCTACGCCGACATCACGCCGGAGCTGATGCACGGCATGGTGGCCGCCGGCGCCGACGTGATCGAGCTGGGCGTGCCCTTCTCCGACCCGATGGCCGACGGCCCGGTGATCCAGAAAGCCGGCGAAGCGGCGCTCGCGTCAGGCGTCGGCATGAAGCAGGTGCTGGCCATGGTTGGCGCCTTTCGCGAGAAAGACACGACCACGCCCGTGGTGCTGATGGGCTACGCCAATCCGGTCGAGCACTACGGCCTGGTGCACGGCCCCGACGCCTTCATCCGCGACGCTGCGGCCGCGGGCGTCGATGGTTTGCTGATCGTCGACTATCCGCCCGAGGAGTGCGAGGACTTCGCGGCCCGGCTGCGCAGCGCCGGCATCGACCTGATCTTCCTGCTGGCACCGACCTCTACCTCCGAGCGCATGGCGCAGGTCGCGCGTATCGCCAGCGGCTACGTCTACTACGTCTCGCTCAAGGGCGTGACGGGTGCAGGCCACCTGGACACCGAAGCGGTCGGGCGCATGATCCCGCGCATCCGAGAGCATGTGGGCATTCCGGTCGGCGTGGGCTTCGGCATCCGCGACGCGCGCACGGCGCAAGCCATCGGCTCGGCCGCCGATGCGGTGGTGATCGGCACGAAGATCATCCAGTTGATCGATGGCCAGCCGCGCGAGCAGGTCGTGCCGGTGGTGCGCGCATTCCTGGCCGGCATCCGCGAGGCGCTCGACGCCCTGCCCGCCGCCACGGCCAAGAATGCCGCTGGCCGATAA
- the accD gene encoding acetyl-CoA carboxylase, carboxyltransferase subunit beta, translating to MSWLEKLLPPKIQQTDPADRRSVPEGLWVKCPSCETVLYKTDLEQNQNVCPSCGHHHRIGARARLNVFLDPEGRYEIGQEVLPVDALKFKDSRKYPERLKEALENTGETDALVVMGGAVHSISVVVACFEFDFMGGSMGSVVGERFVRGVHAAIEQKVPFICFTATGGARMQEGLLSLMQMAKTNASLTRLAKKGLPYISVLTDPTMGGVSAGFAFLGDVVMAEPKALIGFAGPRVIESTVRVTLPEGFQRAEFLQQKGAIDLICDRRELRKTIASTLAMLLRQSADAVA from the coding sequence ATGAGTTGGCTAGAAAAACTTCTTCCCCCCAAAATCCAGCAAACCGACCCGGCGGACCGCCGTAGCGTGCCCGAAGGCCTGTGGGTCAAGTGCCCAAGCTGCGAAACGGTGCTGTACAAGACCGATCTGGAGCAGAACCAGAACGTGTGCCCGAGTTGCGGCCACCACCACCGCATCGGTGCGCGCGCGCGGCTCAATGTATTTCTCGACCCGGAAGGCCGCTACGAGATCGGGCAGGAGGTGCTTCCCGTGGACGCGCTCAAGTTCAAGGACAGCCGCAAATACCCCGAGCGCCTGAAAGAAGCGCTGGAAAACACCGGCGAGACCGATGCGCTGGTGGTCATGGGCGGCGCGGTGCACAGCATCAGCGTGGTGGTGGCGTGCTTCGAATTTGACTTCATGGGCGGCAGCATGGGCAGCGTGGTGGGCGAGCGCTTTGTGCGCGGCGTGCACGCGGCGATCGAACAAAAGGTGCCCTTCATCTGCTTTACCGCCACCGGCGGCGCCCGCATGCAGGAAGGCTTGCTGAGCCTGATGCAGATGGCCAAGACGAATGCCTCCTTGACCCGTCTGGCCAAGAAAGGCCTGCCCTATATCAGCGTGCTGACCGACCCGACCATGGGCGGCGTCAGCGCCGGCTTTGCCTTCTTGGGCGATGTGGTGATGGCCGAGCCCAAGGCGCTGATCGGTTTTGCCGGCCCGCGCGTGATCGAGTCCACGGTGCGCGTGACCCTGCCCGAAGGCTTTCAGCGCGCCGAATTCCTGCAGCAAAAAGGCGCGATCGACCTCATTTGCGACCGCCGCGAGCTGCGCAAGACCATTGCCAGCACGCTGGCCATGCTGCTGCGCCAGTCGGCGGACGCGGTGGCTTGA
- a CDS encoding YggT family protein: MPYQIISFLLDVTIGLLGGACLLRLYMQYQRVPFGNPVGRFVFALTDWLVLPLRRIVPAAGRWDLASLAGAFLLVLAQYIVLWLLAGAESALIFLPVLAAFGLVRLVISGLTGLLIVYAVMSWVQTGGSPLFHVIERLCEPLLRPIRRIVPLVGGIDLSPLVLLVLLQVASMVWWTIQAVVLH; encoded by the coding sequence ATGCCTTACCAAATCATCTCCTTCCTGCTCGACGTGACCATCGGCCTGCTGGGCGGCGCCTGCCTGCTGCGCCTGTACATGCAGTACCAGCGCGTGCCCTTTGGCAATCCGGTGGGGCGCTTTGTGTTTGCGCTGACCGACTGGCTGGTGCTGCCGCTGCGGCGCATCGTGCCCGCGGCGGGGCGCTGGGATCTGGCGAGTCTGGCGGGCGCTTTCCTGCTGGTGCTGGCACAGTACATCGTGCTGTGGCTGCTGGCCGGCGCCGAGAGTGCGCTGATTTTTCTGCCGGTACTGGCCGCCTTTGGCCTGGTACGGCTGGTGATTTCGGGGCTGACGGGCCTGTTGATCGTGTATGCCGTGATGTCCTGGGTGCAAACCGGCGGCTCACCGCTGTTCCATGTGATCGAGCGTTTGTGCGAGCCGCTATTGCGTCCGATCCGGCGTATCGTTCCGCTGGTCGGGGGGATCGACCTGTCACCGCTGGTGCTGCTGGTGCTGCTGCAGGTGGCGTCGATGGTGTGGTGGACTATCCAGGCGGTGGTGCTGCACTGA